A single genomic interval of Hemibagrus wyckioides isolate EC202008001 linkage group LG13, SWU_Hwy_1.0, whole genome shotgun sequence harbors:
- the LOC131364007 gene encoding CD226 antigen-like gives MEQCQAFIFRESMVNKPLTLPCSCSGNCPEVRWIRFIPKRAVVAQSGMCPKQQHSQSRYSVSGDTSRGDFSLTISSVAYNDAGSYMCSCNGQSVTEVKLKVIVPTFVKALEGENVTLPCYGDTRHDVKDVKWMKDGHRVLLYTPANRSVTNESRFTMSVEGFLDGDLSLHISPVHPSDAGLYQCLIHDESQDGEPGAVLLKVEGLQQFTTNNSAQVSVLHVLLGLFLIICTV, from the exons ATGGAGCAGTGCCAAGCCTTCATCTTCAGAGAGTCGATGGTGAATAAACCCCTGACCCTCCCGTGTAGTTGCTCAGGAAATTGTCCAGAGGTTCGGTGGATCCGCTTCATTCCTAAAAGAGCCGTCGTTGCTCAGAGtgggatgtgtcccaaacaaCAGCATTCACAAAGCAGATATTCAGTGTCAGGAGATACAAGCAGAGGAGATTTCTCCCTGACCATCAGTTCAGTAGCCTACAATGATGCCGGCTCCTACATGTGCAGCTGTAATGGACAATCAGTTACTGAAGTAAAGCTGAAAGTTATCG TTCCGACATTTGTAAAGGCTTTGGAGGGGGAGAACGTCACCCTCCCGTGCTACGGAGACACTCGACATGACGTTAAAGATGTAAAATGGATGAAAGATGGACACAGGGTTCTGCTGTACACTCCTGCTAACAGATCGGTGACTAATGAAAGCAGATTTACGATGTCAGTAGAAGGCTTTCTAGACGgtgatctctctctccacatcagTCCAGTTCACCCGTCTGATGCAGGATTATATCAGTGTCTCATCCATGATGAATCTCAGGACGGAGAACCAGGAGCTGTTTTACTGAAGGTAGAAG GGCTACAACAATTCACAACCAACAACAGCGCTCAAGTTTCAGTACTGCATGTGCTACTAGGATTGTTCCTCATCATTTGCACTGTATGA